From the genome of Psychrobacter sp. M13:
TAAATGTTGATGTCGATGATGATATTCGTCCAACAATCAGCGGTGAATACTTTATCGCTAATAACGTCGGTATTGAATTACTAGCAGCTATTCCTTTTCATCATGACTTTACTTTGAACGATGCGGCTGGTAATGAAGTCCTTACAGGTAGCACCCAACATCTGCCACCTACTCTGTCATTACAATATCATTTTGATTATGACAATATGCCATTAAATATCAAGCCATTCGTAGGTGTTGGTGTCAACTATACGATGTTTTTTAAGGAAAGAATCTCTAATGGTGCAGATTTAGATCTTGATGATAGCGTTGGCGTAGCAGGTCATGTTGGTATCGATATTCCGTATGCTGCAACTGAAGCTTTCCG
Proteins encoded in this window:
- a CDS encoding OmpW family protein, translated to MKLQSLVLATATALSMTTAFAVPAGTWSVAAGAHMVDPKSDNGTLNNGLNVDVDDDIRPTISGEYFIANNVGIELLAAIPFHHDFTLNDAAGNEVLTGSTQHLPPTLSLQYHFDYDNMPLNIKPFVGVGVNYTMFFKERISNGADLDLDDSVGVAGHVGIDIPYAATEAFRIDARYMDIKTDASLNGADIGEIDISPWVYGVAFVKQF